Part of the Mytilus edulis chromosome 9, xbMytEdul2.2, whole genome shotgun sequence genome, TACTATGAACATAAATTGAAGTGTTCTATTTCAGAGCAACCCATATGCTTGTGTTTATGAATACTATAATGTTATACACAAAACTTTCATATATCTATTTCTCTTTTTATTAACATACTAATACTAAGACACAATTATATAAACTCTATACTAATTAACTAACATCATATTCACAAAGAATCCTAAAATTCCCCCATAAAATTAATGTTGTTTTATAGACTACCCAAAAGCTTTTGACACTgttaaaagatatataatatgGTATAAAATAGAAAAGATAATCACTATTCATTAGAACCAGACCCCACATACTTTGGGATATGAGTAAGGAGGTTATTCAATTGCTATTTACATTACACTAGTGACTGACCCAAAAACAGTTTGCAAGTCACattaatatgtgtttttttccTAAGTTTTAATACATGTTTGTTCTGAAACAATGAAGTTGTTATGTTTTTAAGTCAGGaataggtacaggcatttttcttatgtagaaaaaggtggattaaaccaggttttatagctagcttaacctgtcacttgtatgacagtgggaaaaaattccattattttgacaatAATGTGTGAACAACACAAATAGACACAATAGGTGAAAATGTCACAAATGGAGGTACCACAGCAAAAACTGTAAATTTCCTTAATGGATAAAATTaagtacccacgaaaataaatgaaactaTAGTATATAAATTTCTTATTCATGAACCAAAGACACaactatattttttctttaactgtaaacaaattttgaaaatctaTTATTCAAACTTTCTATTTTGATCAGGAGAATTTGTATCTTTAAAGTAAACAATTTTTAGGTTTGTGTGAGAGGCTTTGCCAAACTGTCATAAATTGTTATAGGtctataaaattgtttaaaattgatactacTGTTGTTGTGTGTTCCAATCCGGCACGTGGAAGGTGCTTTTGACTCCactcttaattgactaggattgtcaaaAATCTTATGAAGGTCATTGGCCCTCTTCTGTTACTCTGAGGTCCTCCGCCAATAAAAATGGGTGCCATGAAATAGTTCAATAGTGCTGGAAGTGGTGTTAAACAgcaaccaatcaattaatcaataaaattaatacagtttttaagattttaccACTAGAATTACAATTTTAAATACTATTGATAGTTATATATCTAGGCTCTTCCATCATAGCGCCATGGAGACAATATAGCCTGAttaatgcaaatatttaaatttggtACTTGAAAAGTTGAAAGCTATGTTTGCAAATTTTCATCACAAATATTAAGATTTGTTGATGTAATTAAAATCTTGAATACATTATCTCATAGAAGTTGGCATTTGTTGTCTTATCAGATGGTGAACATCCCAGGTAGAATGTTGTTGAAGATTTGAATACAAGGCAGTATGCACACTCTATCCCTATTTTTCTGGTATTGTAGTAGTATATCAGATTAGCAGAACTGTCGAGAATGTGGAGGTTATTCCTAAAATCAAGTACAAAAATGATGTCTGATGGTGTAGTTGTTATATCAGCAATTTCCAATGGTTCATCCCTTGTGTTTATATCTTGACAGCCAGTATATTCATTCAAGATATCCCCGCTCTTACTTAATGCCAACACCCTTCCTCTATTGTCCTCTGAAAGGCAATCTACAACAAAAATATTCCCATTACTTGTGCTGGTGATTCTTAGAggtaatgaaaatatattttgtttatctttatcttGTTCATACACAGTAAGGTGAGTCCCCTCCTGGTCCATTACAATCACCACTCTTCTTCCTGTCACAGGGAATTCCTCACCAGGACTCATAGCACCTACAATAACCTTGTTATCACTGGCTATATGGACAACTGTTATCCGTAATGGATCCACACTGTATTTTGAAACACTTACTTTCCCAGTCTTTCCATCAACTAGTTTAAGTTCTGAAGTTGCATTTGTCATAAGAAGATCATTATTGTATGTGACTGCCATACCTTCTAGTCCAATGTTTAGAGTTAATAATGTTGTAAGAGTGTTTCCCTCTGGCTTCAGTTTATGCAAGAGATCAATGGAACCATCACTTATCCACAAAGAACCATCAGAACAAGCAGACATTGAATGACAATGTTTTAATCCAGTGGTGAACAGCTTGTTCACTTTCATTTCTATTACTGTATTACTGGAACTAATGTCTTCAAACAATGTCCCAATATTTGACTGCATAATACTCCCTGGTTTAAACTTTGGCACACTTTTATTGATAATATTGACTTCATCTACATCAATATTTAAGGCTTTTGCTATGATGTCAGCATTTTCAAAGAAGAAAGACATGTCGATTGTAGTAAGCATTTCTTTTGATGTCTTGAAATTATTTCCCACTTTTTGTtggtttgtttggacatttttctCCTCTTTAGAAATTGAATCATTGATGCTTTTCATATTCACAGTAACTTTTTCTATGAGATTAAGAGCATGTTTATCCACCTCTTTCTTTAATTCTTCCCTTTGCCGTTGAATATCTTGAATGGTCTTCTGACAATTGGAATTCTCCTTCACTCTCATTTGATCAAGTGTACTCTGTCCATCATCTAGCTTCTTCTTATCCACTTCTAAtttaccttttctttttttcaaccATTCTACTTTCATTTCATATGCTTCTTTAATTTCATTGAAAGTATGTCCAGCATGACCTTTTGTAATGCAGCTTGGACAGGCAAGTTGATCACAATTAATACAGAAAATACAACAGTATTGTGTTGTGTGCTCTTTACATTTGATGTTTGTAAAGTCTAAGTTTCTAACACTACAGCTAACTCCTACCTGCTTTATATCTACTATTGTATGGTCCTTAGCGTTTTTAAACTTAGGATGAATTTTATCATAACACTTATTACACATTAACAAGTCACAGTCAAGACATTTCCATTTCAATTTTGTCTCTGATTCACAAAGGTTACAAGAAATAATATCCTGAGCTTTTATGACAGATTTAGATAACGCCATCTTGAACAGGTATTCTACTTCCTTGGTTTCAACGGTAAAGTTCAAGAGACTTAAAATTTTATTCAGATCTATATATAGATTTAGATATCTTGTATATTGAGTTTCATTGTTAACAATAAGGGCATTGAATTTGTTGATTGTAAAAGAATGTGTATGATATATATTATCTATGTCGATTACGATTGGTTTTAAATAGCCTTAATACTTTTGAATTCCTTATTGATTGATTCTTTGAATTATATACTTGACAATAATATAGGTATTATGCAAAGTAAAAAAGTGGGCTAAACCTGATTTTATATCTAGTCAAACCTCCTGCTTGTATGACAGCTAATTGacttacaaagcacaaaaaaagattataaaaaaatataggagaataacaataacaatattaTTCAAGTCATCTCTCTGCAGAATTTATATCTAAATAATAGAAATTGTATACCAACTCTTACTCAAAActtatatttaaagttttattctaaAAGGAGGTCATTAATACAGTTAGACATATCTATATTTGACCT contains:
- the LOC139489363 gene encoding uncharacterized protein; this encodes MALSKSVIKAQDIISCNLCESETKLKWKCLDCDLLMCNKCYDKIHPKFKNAKDHTIVDIKQVGVSCSVRNLDFTNIKCKEHTTQYCCIFCINCDQLACPSCITKGHAGHTFNEIKEAYEMKVEWLKKRKGKLEVDKKKLDDGQSTLDQMRVKENSNCQKTIQDIQRQREELKKEVDKHALNLIEKVTVNMKSINDSISKEEKNVQTNQQKVGNNFKTSKEMLTTIDMSFFFENADIIAKALNIDVDEVNIINKSVPKFKPGSIMQSNIGTLFEDISSSNTVIEMKVNKLFTTGLKHCHSMSACSDGSLWISDGSIDLLHKLKPEGNTLTTLLTLNIGLEGMAVTYNNDLLMTNATSELKLVDGKTGKVSVSKYSVDPLRITVVHIASDNKVIVGAMSPGEEFPVTGRRVVIVMDQEGTHLTVYEQDKDKQNIFSLPLRITSTSNGNIFVVDCLSEDNRGRVLALSKSGDILNEYTGCQDINTRDEPLEIADITTTPSDIIFVLDFRNNLHILDSSANLIYYYNTRKIGIECAYCLVFKSSTTFYLGCSPSDKTTNANFYEIMYSRF